The Neobacillus sp. PS3-34 genome has a window encoding:
- a CDS encoding DNA-directed RNA polymerase subunit beta — translation MSVNQNQPKTREQVKKARAEERRKQIQREKRKKARRSPVGLRMLMLLAAVVVCVLAGMVVGYGVIGNGNVADALKESTWTHIHDLVVKKK, via the coding sequence ATGTCTGTAAACCAAAACCAGCCAAAAACCAGAGAACAAGTAAAGAAAGCACGTGCGGAAGAACGCCGAAAGCAAATCCAGCGTGAAAAACGGAAGAAGGCACGCCGTTCTCCTGTTGGACTTCGTATGCTCATGCTTCTCGCCGCGGTAGTAGTATGTGTACTTGCTGGGATGGTAGTCGGTTATGGTGTAATTGGGAATGGAAATGTTGCGGATGCTCTCAAGGAATCGACCTGGACGCACATACATGATCTTGTCGTAAAGAAAAAATAA